In Candidatus Rokuibacteriota bacterium, a genomic segment contains:
- a CDS encoding ribonucleotide reductase N-terminal alpha domain-containing protein, with protein MARPSKSGRWSEPALRVLRERYLARYDGQVAETPEEMCWRVAAAIARAEERFGRSAAAVGEVAAAFYDMMVEGQFLPNSPTLMNAGRDNQLQYSACYVLPIGDSMGEIFDSVKAAAIIHKSGGGTGFAFSRLRPKNDLVRSTGGRASGPVSFLRVFNAATEAVKQGGTRRGANMGVLRVDHPDILEFIECKLDGGITNFNISVAITDAFMAALEAGLDYDLVNPRTGLCVGRLSTREVFDRIVHAAWRTGDPGLVFIDRINASPANPTPEAGQIEATNPCISGDALVATDRGLMRMDELVARYREGGVAVMVDGRLLPERLMLWEGTHDVPLTSYGDGCLPISRAFPSGERATVRIRTHSGFELVCTPDHRLMTDRGWVEAGSLAIGEDRVWIQSDPGVFASNDRLPFDTSREFKGRNGRVYRHNLPTAWSRDLGLVLGWLVGDGWLRAGDRNCRVGFSFGAGDVEIRDRIQEVVDGWYGHPTRAVERARGVWHVSYHGKFFVDFFRGLGVLPVRAASSAVPASLLGAPREAVIGFLQGLFTADGTFRDNPQTNSSWIALTSKSRELLRGVQILLLNLGIRSRIFDRSRPPREGLFSYTSSRGEVRSYGSDGVLYELGIFGKSREAFRQSVGFIGRKQERLGAVRYRGFYMQRFSDPVVAIDSAGVRPVYDLTEPQSHSFVANGLVLHQCGEQPLLPNEACNLGSLNVARFARQRDGRWAVDWEEMERVVRLAVRFLDDVIEVNPYPLPEIDLTVKANRRIGLGIMGWADLLFALEIPYDSQEALDLAGRLMAFVEDKGHDQSARLAEERGPFPNWSRSIYRDGRPLRNSTVTTIAPTGTISMIAGCSSGIEPVFALAFEHRVKGVDGERVLPFVSQSFERLGRERGFLSDALMSEVARRGSLHGIPGVPEEARAVFKTAHEIHWSWHVRHQAAFQKHTDNGVSKTINLPAEAPNSDVAEAYLLAWREGCLGITVFRDGCKGGGQVLNVGVGSEGAALQDAGGALGDRLGDRVGDRLGDRVVKPRPHSLSGATHRMETPIGTAFITVNETPGGDPFEVFVQVGKAGSDTMAVAEALGRLISLVLRLPSPLSAQRRLEEVVSQLSRIGGGQPTGFGAAKILSLPDALARTLGEHIGLGRPQEPEADAAAPAGQRRVGDLCKECGQATLVYEEGCKKCLSCGFNEC; from the coding sequence ATGGCGAGACCTTCCAAGTCCGGCCGGTGGTCGGAACCCGCCCTGCGCGTCCTCCGGGAGCGTTACCTCGCCCGCTACGACGGGCAGGTGGCCGAGACACCGGAGGAGATGTGCTGGCGGGTGGCCGCCGCCATCGCGCGGGCGGAGGAGCGATTCGGCCGGAGCGCGGCCGCCGTCGGAGAGGTCGCCGCCGCCTTCTACGACATGATGGTCGAGGGGCAGTTCCTGCCCAACTCGCCGACGCTCATGAACGCGGGCAGGGACAACCAGCTCCAGTACTCCGCCTGCTACGTGCTCCCGATCGGCGACTCCATGGGCGAGATCTTCGATTCGGTCAAGGCCGCCGCGATCATCCATAAGTCTGGAGGCGGGACCGGGTTCGCGTTCTCGCGCCTCAGGCCCAAGAACGACCTCGTCCGCTCCACGGGCGGCCGGGCTTCGGGCCCGGTCTCCTTCCTGCGCGTCTTCAACGCGGCCACCGAGGCGGTGAAGCAGGGCGGCACCCGGCGCGGCGCCAACATGGGCGTGCTGCGCGTGGACCACCCGGACATCCTCGAGTTTATCGAGTGTAAGCTCGACGGCGGCATCACGAACTTCAACATCTCGGTCGCGATCACCGACGCGTTCATGGCGGCGCTCGAGGCGGGCCTGGACTACGACCTCGTCAACCCGCGGACTGGGCTCTGCGTCGGGAGGCTCTCGACGCGCGAGGTCTTCGACCGCATCGTCCACGCCGCGTGGCGGACGGGAGACCCGGGGCTCGTCTTCATCGACCGTATCAACGCGAGCCCGGCGAACCCCACGCCGGAGGCGGGGCAGATCGAGGCGACCAACCCATGCATCAGCGGCGATGCGCTCGTGGCGACGGACCGCGGGCTTATGCGCATGGATGAGCTGGTCGCCCGCTACCGCGAGGGTGGTGTGGCGGTCATGGTGGACGGCCGGCTTCTCCCGGAGCGGCTTATGCTCTGGGAGGGCACTCACGACGTGCCCCTGACCTCCTATGGTGACGGATGCCTCCCAATCAGTCGGGCGTTTCCCTCCGGGGAGCGAGCGACGGTGCGGATCCGTACGCATTCGGGCTTTGAGCTCGTCTGTACGCCGGACCATCGGCTCATGACGGATCGAGGCTGGGTGGAGGCGGGCTCGCTGGCGATCGGCGAGGACCGGGTCTGGATTCAGAGTGATCCAGGGGTCTTCGCGTCCAACGACCGACTCCCGTTCGACACCTCCCGCGAATTCAAGGGCCGAAACGGCCGCGTGTACCGCCACAACCTGCCGACCGCGTGGAGTCGCGACCTCGGCCTCGTGCTCGGGTGGCTTGTCGGTGACGGCTGGCTCAGGGCAGGGGATCGCAACTGCCGGGTCGGCTTCAGCTTCGGCGCCGGTGACGTGGAGATACGAGACCGAATCCAGGAGGTTGTGGACGGCTGGTATGGTCACCCGACGCGCGCTGTCGAGCGCGCGCGGGGCGTGTGGCATGTCTCATACCACGGCAAGTTCTTCGTCGACTTCTTCCGCGGCTTGGGGGTCCTGCCTGTCCGCGCGGCTTCGAGCGCCGTGCCCGCCTCGCTGCTCGGGGCGCCGCGCGAGGCCGTCATTGGATTTCTCCAGGGGCTCTTCACGGCGGACGGGACGTTCCGCGACAATCCACAGACCAACAGCTCGTGGATCGCGCTGACGTCGAAGAGCCGTGAGCTGCTCCGTGGCGTTCAGATCCTCCTCCTGAACCTCGGCATCAGGAGCCGTATCTTCGATCGGTCGCGTCCGCCCCGCGAAGGGCTCTTCTCCTACACTTCATCTCGCGGAGAAGTTCGTTCGTATGGCTCGGACGGCGTGCTGTACGAGCTCGGCATCTTCGGGAAGTCCCGGGAGGCCTTTCGCCAGAGTGTAGGTTTCATTGGACGCAAGCAGGAGCGCCTGGGCGCGGTCCGCTATCGCGGTTTCTACATGCAGCGGTTCTCCGACCCGGTCGTCGCGATCGATTCTGCCGGGGTCCGACCGGTCTATGACCTCACGGAACCCCAGAGCCATTCCTTCGTCGCCAACGGCCTCGTGCTCCATCAATGCGGCGAGCAGCCTCTTTTGCCGAACGAGGCGTGCAACCTGGGCTCGCTCAATGTCGCCCGGTTCGCGCGCCAGCGGGACGGGCGGTGGGCAGTCGATTGGGAAGAGATGGAGCGTGTCGTTCGTCTCGCGGTGCGCTTTCTCGACGACGTCATCGAGGTCAACCCCTATCCGTTGCCGGAGATCGACCTTACGGTCAAAGCCAACCGGCGCATCGGCCTCGGCATCATGGGATGGGCCGATCTCCTCTTCGCGCTCGAGATTCCCTACGACAGCCAGGAGGCCCTCGACCTGGCGGGGCGGCTCATGGCCTTCGTCGAGGACAAGGGGCACGACCAGTCGGCGCGGCTTGCCGAGGAGCGGGGGCCGTTCCCGAACTGGTCCCGGTCCATCTACCGCGACGGCCGGCCGCTCCGGAACTCGACGGTGACGACGATCGCGCCGACCGGCACGATCTCCATGATCGCCGGCTGCTCGTCCGGTATCGAGCCGGTTTTCGCGCTGGCCTTCGAGCACCGGGTCAAGGGCGTTGACGGCGAGCGCGTGCTGCCGTTCGTGAGCCAGAGCTTCGAGCGGCTGGGGCGGGAGCGCGGCTTCCTCTCGGACGCGCTCATGAGCGAGGTGGCCCGTCGCGGCTCGCTCCACGGCATCCCGGGCGTGCCCGAGGAGGCGCGCGCGGTGTTCAAAACGGCGCACGAGATCCATTGGAGCTGGCACGTGCGCCACCAAGCGGCCTTCCAGAAGCACACCGACAACGGCGTGTCGAAGACCATCAACCTGCCTGCCGAGGCGCCCAACTCCGACGTCGCGGAGGCGTACCTCCTCGCGTGGCGGGAAGGTTGCCTGGGCATCACGGTTTTCCGCGACGGGTGTAAGGGGGGCGGACAGGTGCTCAACGTGGGGGTCGGCAGCGAGGGCGCGGCGCTTCAGGACGCCGGCGGCGCGCTCGGCGACCGGCTGGGCGACCGGGTGGGCGACCGGCTGGGCGACCGGGTGGTCAAGCCGCGGCCCCACAGTCTCTCGGGTGCCACGCACCGCATGGAGACTCCGATCGGCACGGCCTTCATCACAGTGAACGAGACGCCGGGCGGCGATCCCTTCGAAGTGTTCGTCCAGGTCGGCAAGGCCGGCTCGGACACCATGGCCGTGGCCGAGGCGCTCGGCCGGCTGATCTCGCTGGTGCTCCGGCTGCCGTCGCCGCTCTCGGCCCAACGGCGCCTCGAGGAGGTCGTCAGCCAGCTCTCGCGGATCGGCGGCGGCCAGCCCACCGGGTTCGGCGCCGCCAAGATCCTGTCCCTGCCGGATGCGCTCGCGCGAACGCTGGGCGAGCACATCGGATTAGGACGCCCCCAGGAGCCGGAAGCGGACGCGGCGGCGCCGGCGGGACAGCGCCGGGTGGGGGACCTCTGCAAGGAGTGCGGGCAGGCGACCTTGGTGTACGAAGAAGGCTGCAAGAAGTGCCTGTCCTGCGGCTTCAATGAATGTTAG
- a CDS encoding MFS transporter, whose translation MPSRRRSPRWLAPGDWNAFFGLALDNTTQLVILSSLLIGVFKFPADLVLGRMVPGTAAGVLVGDLVYTALAIRLMRRTGRDDVTAMPFGIDTPSLFGIVFGVLGPVMLLTGDPVLAWKVGMGVTVAMGALKLVLAFAGDRVRRLVPRAALLGSIAGVAILLVAFLPALKVFADPLVGVTSLTIVLVALVGRVRLPGGVPGAFAAVAAGAAVFWLRAAWGAGPASLAAPPAALAPAIPWPTLSWVPAFGAALPYLPLAAPFAIATVIGGIDNTESAIAAGDEYHARDILLTEAVATAVAGLCGGVIQNTPYIGHPAYKAMGARAGYTLATALVIGVGGAVGAVSVLVSVLPEAAVAPILIFVGLEITAQAFVASPARHAAAVAVSFIPAVAALVLIEVTSFLASVGRSPGDLPSEGKAAFQHLLVLGNGFIVTALLWGWALASIIDGRLGRAAAVFAACAAATLFGLIHSPLPSGALFRPWSAGGSGALALATAYGVGAGLLLALAHAQSRTREGR comes from the coding sequence GTGCCGTCCCGGCGCCGCTCCCCGCGCTGGCTCGCTCCCGGGGACTGGAACGCGTTCTTCGGGCTGGCGCTCGACAACACGACCCAGCTCGTCATCCTGTCGAGCCTGCTCATCGGGGTGTTCAAGTTTCCCGCCGACCTCGTCCTTGGGCGCATGGTTCCCGGCACGGCCGCCGGCGTGCTGGTCGGTGACCTGGTCTACACCGCGCTCGCCATCCGTCTCATGCGGCGCACCGGACGCGACGACGTCACGGCGATGCCCTTCGGGATCGACACGCCCTCGCTCTTCGGCATCGTCTTCGGCGTGCTGGGTCCCGTGATGCTGCTGACCGGCGACCCGGTACTCGCCTGGAAAGTCGGCATGGGCGTGACCGTGGCGATGGGCGCGCTCAAGCTCGTCCTCGCCTTCGCGGGCGACCGGGTGCGCAGGCTCGTGCCGCGCGCGGCCCTCCTGGGATCGATCGCCGGGGTCGCCATCCTGCTCGTCGCCTTCCTGCCCGCGCTCAAGGTCTTCGCCGATCCGCTCGTCGGGGTGACCTCGCTGACCATCGTCCTCGTCGCGCTGGTGGGACGTGTGAGACTGCCGGGCGGCGTGCCCGGCGCCTTCGCGGCGGTCGCGGCGGGCGCGGCGGTGTTCTGGCTGCGGGCGGCGTGGGGCGCCGGGCCCGCCTCGCTCGCGGCGCCCCCTGCGGCGCTCGCCCCGGCCATCCCGTGGCCGACGCTGTCGTGGGTGCCCGCCTTCGGCGCCGCGCTGCCGTACCTGCCGCTCGCCGCGCCCTTCGCGATCGCCACCGTGATCGGGGGCATCGACAACACCGAGTCCGCCATCGCTGCGGGCGACGAGTACCACGCGCGGGACATCCTCCTGACGGAGGCGGTGGCGACGGCGGTGGCGGGGCTCTGCGGCGGCGTGATCCAGAACACGCCCTACATCGGGCATCCGGCGTACAAAGCCATGGGCGCGCGCGCCGGCTACACGCTGGCGACCGCGCTGGTCATCGGCGTGGGCGGGGCGGTGGGCGCGGTCTCGGTCCTCGTGAGCGTGCTGCCGGAGGCTGCCGTCGCGCCCATCCTGATCTTCGTCGGTCTCGAGATCACGGCGCAGGCCTTCGTCGCCTCACCGGCTCGCCATGCCGCCGCCGTCGCAGTGTCTTTCATCCCCGCTGTCGCGGCCCTCGTGCTGATCGAGGTAACGAGCTTCCTGGCGTCGGTGGGCCGGAGCCCGGGCGATTTGCCAAGCGAGGGCAAGGCGGCCTTCCAGCATCTCCTCGTCCTCGGCAACGGCTTCATCGTGACGGCGCTCTTGTGGGGGTGGGCGCTGGCGTCCATCATCGACGGCCGCCTCGGGCGCGCGGCAGCCGTGTTCGCCGCCTGCGCTGCCGCTACGCTCTTCGGGCTCATACACTCGCCACTGCCGAGCGGCGCGCTCTTCCGGCCGTGGTCGGCGGGAGGCAGCGGGGCGCTGGCGCTGGCAACGGCTTACGGCGTCGGCGCGGGGCTCCTGCTGGCGCTGGCCCACGCCCAGAGCCGGACGCGCGAGGGGCGCTAG
- a CDS encoding FAD-dependent oxidoreductase: protein MVAVVGAGPAGLFATRALAAAGCRVLLLNRDIKPGGLAEYGIFLDKYKMKGGLRRQFQKFLSDPRVTYLGHVPVGPDGPLTVTQLQGLGFDALVFAIGAQGTKYLGVEGERLPGVYHAKDLVYHFNRLPPFAEREFPMGRRVAIVGVGNVMVDVANYCAHYCDCDEIVAIARRGPFEKAYEDKEFEDIEDAFDRPLYRREIERIRPRLEAVGQNPDDLLKALAVKPEPTEPTRARLRFRFLASPKRVIAEGGRVVALEVEETRLERKGERINAVGTGEVSRIPCDTVVFAVGDRVDERFGLPYKEGLYVTAPGAEHDPAAAYQVWDPEQGQPLAGTFVVGWARRASDGVVGRAKLDAETGIKHVLAWLQARPKRPAAEALRVLDAVSAALQKAGASPVTYADVQRIETEERARAALASVEELKFKSDDEMLALLRR from the coding sequence GTGGTCGCTGTCGTGGGCGCCGGCCCCGCGGGGCTCTTCGCGACCCGGGCCCTGGCCGCCGCGGGCTGCCGCGTCCTGCTCCTCAACCGCGACATCAAGCCCGGCGGGCTGGCCGAGTATGGCATCTTCCTCGACAAGTACAAGATGAAGGGCGGGCTCAGGCGCCAGTTTCAGAAGTTCCTTTCCGACCCGCGCGTCACGTACCTGGGCCATGTGCCCGTCGGACCCGACGGGCCGCTCACCGTCACCCAGCTGCAGGGCCTGGGCTTCGACGCGCTGGTCTTCGCCATCGGCGCCCAGGGCACCAAGTACCTCGGCGTCGAGGGCGAGCGGCTCCCGGGCGTGTATCACGCCAAGGACCTCGTCTACCACTTCAACCGGCTCCCGCCCTTCGCCGAGCGGGAGTTCCCCATGGGGCGCCGGGTGGCCATCGTCGGCGTCGGCAACGTGATGGTCGACGTCGCGAACTACTGCGCGCACTACTGCGACTGTGACGAGATCGTGGCGATCGCGCGGCGCGGCCCCTTCGAGAAGGCGTACGAGGACAAGGAGTTCGAAGATATCGAAGACGCCTTCGACCGCCCACTCTACCGCCGGGAAATCGAGCGCATCCGCCCGCGCCTCGAAGCTGTGGGCCAGAATCCTGACGACCTCCTGAAGGCCCTTGCGGTCAAACCCGAGCCCACCGAGCCAACGAGGGCGCGGCTCCGGTTTCGCTTTCTCGCCTCACCGAAGCGCGTCATCGCCGAGGGCGGTCGCGTCGTTGCTCTCGAGGTCGAGGAGACGCGGCTCGAGCGCAAGGGCGAGCGCATCAACGCCGTCGGCACCGGTGAAGTCTCACGCATCCCCTGCGACACGGTGGTCTTCGCCGTCGGCGACCGGGTGGACGAACGGTTCGGGCTGCCGTACAAGGAAGGCCTCTACGTCACCGCCCCCGGCGCCGAACACGATCCTGCCGCGGCGTACCAGGTCTGGGATCCCGAGCAAGGGCAGCCGCTCGCGGGGACCTTCGTTGTCGGATGGGCCCGGCGGGCCAGCGACGGCGTCGTCGGCCGAGCCAAGCTCGACGCCGAGACGGGCATCAAGCACGTCCTCGCCTGGCTCCAGGCCCGGCCCAAGCGGCCCGCTGCCGAAGCCCTGCGCGTGCTGGACGCGGTCAGCGCCGCGCTCCAGAAGGCCGGGGCCTCGCCGGTGACCTACGCGGACGTCCAGCGGATTGAAACCGAGGAGCGCGCCCGCGCCGCCCTAGCCAGCGTCGAAGAGCTCAAGTTCAAGAGCGACGACGAGATGCTCGCCCTGCTCCGCCGCTAG
- a CDS encoding cytochrome c, whose amino-acid sequence MRKVVRQAAAVAAFATGVVVAFGPSAPVLAQGAWEAPAAEKAKKNPLPANAATVAQGKKVAAVNCVSCHGAKGKGDGAAAAALNPKPADWTSKRVQAESDGEIFWKLSTGRGAMPSWKFLPENDRWALVGYIRSLGGK is encoded by the coding sequence ATGCGCAAGGTTGTGAGGCAGGCGGCAGCGGTAGCGGCGTTCGCGACAGGCGTGGTCGTGGCTTTTGGCCCCTCGGCTCCTGTGCTGGCGCAGGGGGCGTGGGAGGCGCCGGCGGCGGAGAAGGCGAAGAAGAACCCGCTTCCCGCAAATGCGGCGACCGTCGCGCAGGGCAAGAAGGTGGCCGCGGTCAACTGTGTGTCCTGCCACGGCGCCAAGGGCAAGGGTGACGGGGCGGCGGCGGCGGCGCTCAATCCCAAGCCCGCAGACTGGACGTCCAAGAGGGTCCAGGCCGAGTCGGACGGGGAGATCTTCTGGAAGCTCAGCACCGGCCGAGGCGCCATGCCTTCCTGGAAGTTTCTGCCGGAGAACGACCGCTGGGCCCTGGTCGGCTACATCCGCTCGCTCGGAGGCAAGTAG
- a CDS encoding GAF domain-containing protein, translating to MSDERPSPDSSAQVLRDSLGEVRRSLDALADRLQRLEAAPGGSPPTPGVTPADRPPADRPPADTPPADTPDVRDALSVGQEILAIPSSGLEPAQVFSLAMDRVARLLSADRAMLFLWEPDGSRLVARAGRGFRRDDLETISIKAGDGLVGQAFQDERILRSSSGAVSVAEDPFLALFPVRDAVAVPIRAAGHAAGVLYAGRRTPRPAFSEQDVLLLLVIADRVGTALAHRQFVETTGGHISRLRELEVFLGHVLVGQEMEDMLSRACEVACRLAGVRVAALGVPAGSGGLSLAAASGLPAGVLSSWRADTGYGLTGEMFDTLRPVLCRDIQSRDGCENDVLREAGLRACLVVPVRLRHQTVGALYLADPEAREFTPDEVATVQVLASLLALGMENNRLYGEVRTAFEGMASAQDHLVQTEKARAVGAMAGGIANEFNNLLAIVLGKTQLMLTRAPEGPVREGLAAVEEAAWRAADIVRRLQGFAATSMDEGTGPVDLAAVVQDAVALTRALWKDEAEARGAPIEMVTDLDRVPPVEGQAAALREAVMNLILNAVDAMPRGGRIGLTLRRVDAGVEIHVSDGGEGMPEDVRRRIFDPFFTTRAPHRTGLGLSVVHGVVNRHRGSVRVRSEHGGGTTVTLWFPAAPDHAVESRTPVMPELPEMPVMPETPEISAIPEMSAMPVMQDPPEDEIRAAATVSILVLEDEEHIRTMLVEALSGAGYRVESATDGLTGLARFQGGAFDVVLTDLSLPECSGLDVARSVKRMRPETPVVLITGWGHLLDPERLRDSGVDLMLVKPFRLERVLSVLGDALRLRPTV from the coding sequence ATGAGCGACGAGCGGCCGTCTCCTGATTCGAGCGCGCAGGTCCTGAGGGACTCGTTGGGCGAGGTCCGCCGGAGCCTCGACGCGCTCGCCGATCGCCTCCAGCGACTGGAGGCGGCGCCCGGCGGTTCGCCGCCCACGCCTGGTGTCACGCCCGCCGACAGGCCCCCCGCCGACAGGCCCCCCGCCGACACTCCCCCCGCCGACACTCCCGATGTCCGCGACGCGCTCTCGGTCGGTCAGGAGATCCTCGCCATCCCGTCGTCGGGGCTCGAGCCCGCCCAGGTCTTCTCCCTCGCCATGGATCGGGTCGCGCGGCTGCTGTCCGCCGATCGCGCCATGCTCTTCCTCTGGGAGCCCGATGGCTCTCGCCTCGTGGCCCGCGCCGGGCGAGGGTTCCGGCGCGACGACCTCGAGACCATCTCCATCAAGGCGGGAGACGGACTCGTCGGCCAAGCCTTCCAGGACGAGCGGATTCTGCGCTCCTCGAGCGGCGCTGTCAGCGTCGCCGAGGACCCGTTCCTGGCGCTCTTCCCGGTGCGTGACGCCGTGGCCGTGCCGATCCGCGCGGCCGGGCACGCGGCTGGGGTCCTCTACGCCGGACGCCGCACGCCGCGCCCGGCCTTCTCCGAGCAGGACGTGCTGCTGCTGCTCGTGATCGCCGACCGCGTCGGCACGGCCCTGGCCCACCGGCAGTTCGTCGAGACCACGGGGGGCCACATCAGCCGGCTCCGTGAGCTCGAGGTCTTCCTGGGCCACGTGCTCGTGGGCCAGGAGATGGAGGACATGCTCTCGCGGGCTTGTGAGGTTGCCTGCCGGCTCGCGGGCGTGCGCGTCGCCGCGTTGGGCGTGCCGGCCGGTTCGGGGGGCCTGTCGCTTGCCGCGGCCTCGGGGCTGCCGGCCGGGGTGCTCAGCTCCTGGCGGGCCGACACCGGGTACGGCCTGACCGGCGAGATGTTCGACACACTTCGCCCCGTGCTGTGCCGCGACATCCAGAGCCGCGATGGGTGTGAGAACGATGTGCTCCGCGAGGCGGGACTGCGCGCCTGTCTCGTGGTTCCCGTCCGACTGCGGCACCAGACCGTGGGCGCGCTCTACCTCGCGGATCCCGAGGCGCGCGAGTTTACGCCGGACGAGGTAGCCACCGTCCAGGTGCTGGCCTCACTCCTCGCGCTGGGGATGGAGAACAACCGGCTCTACGGCGAGGTCAGGACCGCCTTCGAGGGGATGGCGTCGGCCCAGGACCATCTCGTCCAGACGGAGAAGGCACGCGCCGTCGGCGCCATGGCCGGCGGCATCGCCAACGAGTTCAACAACCTCCTTGCCATCGTGCTGGGGAAGACCCAGCTCATGCTGACGCGCGCCCCCGAGGGACCCGTGCGCGAGGGGCTCGCCGCGGTTGAGGAAGCGGCGTGGCGAGCCGCCGACATCGTGCGACGGCTCCAGGGCTTCGCGGCGACGAGCATGGATGAGGGCACGGGTCCGGTGGACCTGGCCGCGGTGGTGCAGGACGCCGTCGCGCTGACGCGCGCGCTCTGGAAGGACGAGGCCGAAGCCCGCGGGGCGCCGATCGAGATGGTGACCGACCTCGACCGGGTCCCGCCCGTGGAGGGCCAGGCGGCCGCGCTGCGCGAGGCGGTGATGAACCTGATCCTGAACGCCGTGGACGCCATGCCGCGCGGCGGGCGCATCGGCCTGACCCTCCGGCGGGTCGACGCCGGCGTGGAGATCCACGTGTCGGATGGGGGCGAGGGAATGCCCGAAGACGTGCGGCGCCGCATCTTCGATCCCTTCTTCACCACGCGCGCCCCGCACCGGACCGGGCTCGGGCTGTCCGTCGTGCACGGGGTCGTCAACCGGCACCGCGGCAGTGTCCGGGTGAGGAGCGAGCACGGCGGGGGCACCACGGTGACGCTCTGGTTTCCGGCGGCCCCCGATCACGCCGTGGAGTCGCGCACGCCGGTGATGCCTGAGCTGCCCGAGATGCCTGTGATGCCCGAGACTCCCGAGATATCCGCGATCCCCGAGATGTCCGCGATGCCCGTAATGCAGGACCCACCCGAAGACGAGATTCGCGCCGCCGCAACCGTCTCTATCCTCGTGCTCGAAGACGAAGAGCATATCCGTACCATGCTGGTGGAGGCTCTGTCCGGCGCCGGCTACAGGGTCGAATCGGCGACCGACGGGCTCACGGGCCTGGCGCGCTTCCAGGGCGGGGCCTTCGACGTGGTCCTGACCGATCTCTCGCTGCCCGAGTGCTCGGGGCTGGATGTCGCGCGCTCGGTCAAGCGCATGCGTCCGGAAACGCCGGTGGTGCTCATCACCGGGTGGGGACACCTCCTCGACCCCGAGCGCCTGCGCGACAGCGGCGTGGACCTCATGCTGGTCAAGCCGTTCCGCCTCGAGCGCGTCCTGTCCGTGCTCGGCGACGCCCTGCGGCTGCGTCCCACCGTCTAG
- a CDS encoding Ppx/GppA phosphatase family protein: MRRLAAIDLGTNTVRLLVVEASGAEWRGLHAEQRVTRLGEGQAGTGSLQPAAMRRTVEVVAAFCRRAEDLGVHDVRIVGTSAVREAQNGAEFLAQVRSSSGRQVRVISGEEEARLTLLGVTEGLPDLRGDFLLFDIGGGSTEFVLSRAGRASQAVSVMLGVVELAERFMDQGPVDHTRYDAMAAEIGARLTAGLTEPILRHGAPALVGSAGTVTTLAALDLGLESYDPARVHGHRLTRVVVAGLVARLAAQSLAERAALPCLEPGRADLIVPGAAIFLAALDRLGFDALVVSDRGLREGILYEILAEH; this comes from the coding sequence GTGAGGCGGCTGGCTGCCATCGACCTCGGCACCAACACCGTCCGCCTGCTCGTCGTCGAGGCCTCCGGCGCCGAATGGCGCGGGCTGCACGCGGAGCAGCGCGTGACGCGGCTGGGAGAGGGGCAGGCGGGTACGGGCAGCCTCCAGCCGGCCGCGATGCGGCGGACCGTGGAGGTCGTTGCCGCCTTCTGCCGCCGGGCGGAAGACCTGGGTGTCCACGATGTGCGCATCGTCGGCACCAGCGCTGTCCGCGAGGCGCAGAACGGCGCCGAGTTTCTTGCCCAGGTCCGTTCGTCGAGCGGCCGGCAGGTGCGGGTGATCTCGGGCGAGGAAGAAGCGCGGCTGACTCTCCTCGGCGTGACGGAAGGGCTGCCCGACCTGAGGGGCGATTTCCTCCTCTTCGATATCGGCGGGGGCAGCACCGAGTTCGTGCTTTCGCGCGCAGGGCGCGCATCTCAGGCCGTGAGCGTGATGCTCGGTGTCGTCGAGCTCGCGGAGCGCTTCATGGACCAGGGCCCCGTCGATCACACGCGGTACGACGCGATGGCCGCCGAGATCGGGGCGCGGCTCACCGCCGGCCTCACGGAGCCGATCCTCCGCCACGGCGCGCCGGCGCTCGTGGGCAGCGCGGGGACAGTGACGACGCTGGCGGCCCTCGATCTCGGCCTCGAATCCTACGACCCGGCGCGAGTGCACGGTCACCGCCTCACGCGCGTGGTGGTGGCGGGGCTCGTCGCGCGCCTCGCGGCCCAGAGCCTGGCCGAGCGCGCCGCCCTGCCGTGCCTTGAGCCGGGCCGGGCCGACCTGATCGTCCCGGGCGCGGCGATCTTCCTCGCGGCCCTCGACAGGCTCGGCTTCGATGCCCTCGTGGTCAGCGACCGGGGTCTCCGGGAGGGCATCCTGTATGAGATACTGGCTGAGCACTGA
- a CDS encoding HNH endonuclease, whose amino-acid sequence MDDIAVLVLNFTYEPLHFTNARRAVTLLLAGKAESVESSPRVIRSPSRAFPLPAVIRLAVYIRKPFLERVAFNKKNILRRDGYTCQYCSRRGEKLTVDHVKPRSRGGQTTWTNVVAACLRCNLFKGNRTVEEARLRLIREPVHPQFLFSVHLMRHPHATSFLDSWRKYLVAVPSSP is encoded by the coding sequence ATGGATGACATAGCGGTCCTGGTACTCAACTTTACGTACGAGCCGCTGCATTTCACCAACGCCAGGCGTGCGGTGACGCTCCTGCTCGCCGGCAAGGCCGAGAGCGTCGAGTCGTCGCCGCGCGTGATCCGCTCGCCCTCGCGCGCCTTTCCGCTGCCCGCGGTGATCCGACTTGCCGTCTACATCCGCAAGCCGTTCCTCGAGCGGGTCGCGTTCAACAAAAAGAACATCCTCCGCCGCGACGGGTACACCTGCCAGTACTGCAGCCGGCGCGGTGAGAAGCTGACCGTGGACCACGTCAAGCCGCGCTCGCGGGGCGGGCAGACCACGTGGACCAACGTCGTCGCGGCCTGCCTTCGGTGCAATCTCTTCAAGGGAAACCGGACGGTGGAGGAGGCCCGCCTGCGGCTCATCCGCGAGCCGGTGCACCCGCAGTTCCTGTTCTCGGTGCACCTCATGCGGCACCCCCACGCCACGAGCTTCCTCGACTCGTGGCGGAAGTACCTCGTCGCGGTTCCGTCCTCCCCCTGA